In a single window of the Pelagibacterium sp. 26DY04 genome:
- a CDS encoding DUF459 domain-containing protein translates to MSVFHARVRAIVLVLLSGVLVSSATAQERTTRTLFEVLFGRDDEPTPPPAVVQPQQPRPQPAPAPAPQPSRQPAPQPAAAPDVEKSENARRIMVMGDSLAVDLARALERLYADNPEIAVIENAVGSSGFVRDDFFDWNEAIEDEIVADSFDIAVVAIGINDRQALNGAEALSDPWRSAYRERLDAFLGDLSAADKEIVWIELPPMEQPSYGAAMAQISSIHKAAVGAVGGEWVETYDRYLGENGGYSADGPDLNGNIVAMRKGDGIHFSAAGADKVAFYIDRALATEGSRVSLSGSTSEVSDLLAGTDAAGMLRPPFQGLEQMRLVDMASLVQDLGGTAQRAGDLVVARTPTADARGFALEDMLQAPAGRVDAFGLGRAAGDVENPTGR, encoded by the coding sequence ATGTCGGTTTTCCACGCCCGCGTCCGTGCCATTGTCCTGGTGCTCCTGTCCGGGGTGCTCGTTTCGAGCGCCACGGCGCAGGAGCGCACGACCCGGACGTTGTTCGAGGTGCTGTTCGGGCGTGACGACGAACCGACACCGCCGCCCGCGGTCGTCCAGCCCCAGCAGCCCAGGCCGCAGCCGGCACCTGCACCTGCGCCGCAGCCTTCACGCCAGCCGGCGCCCCAGCCAGCGGCAGCGCCCGACGTGGAAAAGTCCGAAAACGCCCGCAGGATCATGGTGATGGGCGATTCCCTGGCGGTCGATCTCGCGCGGGCGCTCGAGCGGCTTTATGCGGACAATCCGGAAATCGCAGTGATCGAGAACGCCGTCGGATCATCGGGATTCGTGCGCGACGATTTTTTCGACTGGAACGAAGCGATCGAAGACGAGATCGTGGCCGACAGTTTCGACATCGCCGTTGTCGCCATCGGCATCAACGACCGGCAGGCGCTCAATGGAGCCGAGGCGCTCAGCGACCCCTGGCGCAGCGCCTATCGCGAGCGGCTCGACGCATTCCTGGGCGATCTAAGCGCGGCGGACAAGGAGATCGTCTGGATCGAATTGCCGCCCATGGAACAGCCCAGTTATGGCGCCGCCATGGCGCAGATCTCCTCGATCCACAAGGCAGCGGTGGGCGCTGTGGGCGGTGAGTGGGTTGAAACCTACGACCGCTATCTGGGCGAAAACGGCGGCTACAGCGCCGACGGGCCGGATCTCAACGGCAACATCGTCGCCATGCGAAAAGGCGATGGCATCCATTTTTCCGCGGCCGGGGCCGACAAGGTGGCCTTTTACATCGATCGCGCGCTGGCCACGGAGGGCAGCCGGGTCAGCCTTTCGGGCAGCACCTCGGAAGTTTCCGATCTTCTCGCCGGCACCGATGCGGCCGGTATGCTGCGCCCACCCTTCCAGGGGCTAGAGCAGATGCGTTTGGTCGACATGGCCAGCCTGGTCCAGGATTTGGGCGGGACCGCGCAAAGGGCTGGCGATCTCGTCGTTGCCCGCACGCCGACGGCGGATGCGCGTGGGTTCGCGCTCGAAGACATGCTGCAGGCACCCGCTGGCCGTGTCGATGCCTTCGGGTTGGGACGGGCGGCGGGCGACGTGGAAAATCCCACCGGACGGTAG
- a CDS encoding glutamate synthase subunit beta, giving the protein MGKVTGFLEIDRQEQRYEPASDRVRHYHEFTIPLTEPEVRNQAARCMDCGIPYCHGDTGCPVHNQIPDWNDLVYNDDWEEAARNLHSTNNFPEFTGRICPAPCEEACTLNLEDIPVAIKTVEQAIADKAIRGGWVRPQVADKKTGKKVAIVGAGPAGLAAAQQLARVGHEVHVYEREPKPGGLLRYGIPDFKMEKHHIDFRQAQMEAEGVVFHFGENIGITRPLSELQANHEAVLLCGGSEHPRHPGCEGTEHAGVHYAMPYLVQQNRRNGGEAVTEEPILAAGKNVVVIGGGDTASDCVGTAFRQGAISVTQLDIRPQPPVKEDKLTSWPNWAVKMRTSSSQAEGVNREFQAGTVEIIADERGHVSGVKCARVGVDRKPIEGSDFILPAELVLMAIGFAHPVHEGMLEQLGAKLDKRGNLFADTFSYKTTVDGVYAAGDMRRGQSLVVWAIREGRQAARAIDLDLMGETTLPR; this is encoded by the coding sequence ATGGGTAAGGTTACGGGCTTTCTTGAGATCGATCGCCAGGAGCAGCGCTACGAGCCGGCCTCGGACCGCGTGCGCCACTATCACGAGTTCACCATCCCGCTCACCGAGCCGGAGGTGCGCAACCAGGCCGCACGTTGCATGGATTGCGGCATTCCCTATTGCCATGGCGATACGGGGTGCCCTGTCCACAACCAGATCCCGGACTGGAACGACCTCGTCTACAATGACGACTGGGAAGAGGCCGCGCGCAATCTGCACTCGACCAACAATTTCCCCGAGTTCACCGGCCGCATCTGCCCCGCCCCGTGCGAGGAAGCCTGTACGCTCAACCTCGAGGACATTCCGGTCGCCATCAAGACGGTGGAACAGGCCATCGCCGACAAGGCCATCCGCGGCGGCTGGGTCCGTCCGCAGGTTGCAGACAAAAAGACCGGCAAGAAGGTCGCCATTGTCGGTGCCGGACCGGCTGGTCTTGCAGCAGCCCAGCAGCTCGCCCGCGTCGGCCATGAGGTTCACGTCTATGAGCGCGAGCCCAAGCCCGGCGGCCTGCTGCGCTACGGCATTCCCGACTTCAAGATGGAAAAGCATCATATCGATTTCCGTCAGGCGCAGATGGAAGCCGAAGGCGTCGTCTTCCATTTCGGCGAAAATATCGGCATCACCCGCCCGCTTTCGGAGCTTCAGGCAAATCACGAGGCTGTCCTGCTGTGTGGCGGGTCCGAGCATCCCCGGCATCCGGGCTGCGAGGGCACCGAACACGCCGGGGTCCACTATGCCATGCCCTATCTGGTGCAGCAGAACCGCCGCAATGGCGGCGAGGCGGTGACCGAGGAGCCCATCCTGGCCGCGGGCAAGAACGTCGTCGTTATCGGCGGCGGCGACACCGCCTCGGACTGCGTGGGCACCGCCTTCCGCCAGGGCGCCATTTCGGTGACTCAGCTCGACATCCGCCCTCAGCCTCCGGTCAAGGAGGACAAGCTGACCTCCTGGCCCAATTGGGCGGTCAAGATGCGCACCTCGTCCTCCCAGGCCGAAGGCGTAAATCGCGAATTCCAGGCGGGCACGGTCGAAATCATCGCCGACGAGCGCGGCCACGTCTCGGGCGTCAAATGCGCCCGCGTCGGCGTTGACCGCAAGCCGATCGAAGGCAGCGATTTCATTCTCCCGGCCGAACTGGTGCTGATGGCCATCGGCTTTGCCCACCCGGTCCATGAGGGCATGCTCGAACAACTGGGCGCCAAGCTCGACAAGCGGGGCAATCTGTTCGCCGATACCTTCAGCTATAAGACCACCGTGGATGGCGTCTACGCCGCCGGCGACATGCGCCGGGGCCAATCCCTGGTCGTCTGGGCCATTCGCGAAGGCCGGCAGGCTGCGCGTGCGATCGATCTCGACCTGATGGGCGAGACGACGCTGCCGCGCTAG